One stretch of Chryseobacterium indologenes DNA includes these proteins:
- the rfbA gene encoding glucose-1-phosphate thymidylyltransferase RfbA translates to MKGIILAGGSGTRLYPLTIAVSKQLMPVYDKPMIYYPLSTLLLAGIKDILIITTPHDQTGFIKLLGDGSQIGCNIEYIVQPSPDGLAQAFILGDQFIGNDPAALVLGDNIFYGSEMGTLLKNKTNPDGGVVFAYHVADPERYGVVEFDDNFKAVSIEEKPLKPKSNYAVPGLYFYDNNVVEIAKNIQPSARGELEITDVNNVYLKNEKLEVGVLDRGTAWLDTGTFDSLHDASEFVSVIEKRQGFKIGCIEEIAFRNKFINEEKLLETASKYGKSGYGQYLKQLVGQ, encoded by the coding sequence ATGAAAGGAATAATATTAGCCGGAGGTTCCGGAACAAGACTTTACCCTCTAACCATTGCCGTAAGCAAGCAGCTGATGCCTGTTTATGACAAACCTATGATTTACTATCCTTTATCCACATTGCTTTTAGCGGGAATTAAGGATATCCTGATCATTACCACTCCTCATGACCAAACCGGATTCATTAAACTTTTGGGTGACGGATCACAAATCGGTTGTAATATCGAATATATTGTACAGCCAAGCCCTGATGGATTGGCTCAGGCCTTTATTTTAGGAGATCAATTTATAGGTAATGATCCCGCTGCACTTGTTTTAGGAGACAATATCTTCTATGGTTCTGAAATGGGGACTTTATTAAAAAACAAAACCAATCCGGATGGAGGTGTTGTTTTCGCTTACCACGTTGCAGACCCTGAAAGATATGGTGTTGTAGAATTTGATGACAATTTTAAGGCTGTTTCTATTGAAGAAAAACCGTTAAAACCTAAATCTAATTATGCAGTCCCTGGTCTCTATTTTTATGACAATAATGTCGTGGAAATTGCCAAAAACATACAGCCTTCTGCAAGAGGAGAACTGGAAATTACTGATGTCAATAATGTTTACCTTAAAAATGAAAAGCTTGAAGTAGGTGTTCTGGACAGAGGTACCGCATGGTTGGATACGGGAACTTTTGATTCTCTTCATGATGCTTCAGAATTTGTAAGTGTTATTGAAAAAAGACAAGGATTCAAGATCGGATGTATTGAAGAGATTGCTTTTAGAAATAAATTCATCAACGAAGAAAAATTACTGGAAACAGCTTCAAAATATGGAAAAAGTGGCTACGGTCAATATTTGAAGCAACTGGTAGGTCAATAA